A single region of the Labeo rohita strain BAU-BD-2019 chromosome 3, IGBB_LRoh.1.0, whole genome shotgun sequence genome encodes:
- the kdelr3 gene encoding ER lumen protein-retaining receptor 3 produces MNIFRLSGDICHLVAIIILFLKIWRSKSCAGISGKSQVLFALVFTTRYLDLFTSFISIYNTVMKVVYLVLAYATVSLIYLRFRKTYDSESDSFRVEFLLVPVAGLSFLENYAFTPLEILWTFSIYLESVAILPQLFMITKTGEAESITTHYLFFLGLYRMLYLGNWVWRYHVEGFFDQIAVVSGVVQTIFYCDFFYLYFTRVLRGSGKMSLPMPV; encoded by the exons ATGAATATTTTCCGACTGTCTGGAGATATTTGTCATCTGGTCGCCATCATTATTCTGTTCCTGAAGATCTGGAGATCAAAATCATGCGCAG gtatTTCTGGGAAGTCTCAGGTGCTGTTTGCACTGGTCTTCACCACCAGATATCTGGACCTGTTCACATCCTTCATCTCCATCTACAACACTGTCATGAAG GTGGTTTATCTGGTCCTGGCGTATGCCACCGTCAGTCTCATCTACCTCCGCTTCAGGAAAACGTATGACTCTGAGAGCGACTCGTTCCGTGTGGAGTTCTTGCTGGTGCCGGTGGCTGGTCTGTCGTTCCTGGAGAACTACGCCTTCACGCCGCTGGAG atTCTGTGGACGTTTTCCATCTATCTGGAGTCGGTGGCCATCTTGCCGCAGCTCTTCATGATCACTAAGACGGGCGAGGCCGAATCCATCACCACACACTACCTGTTCTTCCTGGGCCTGTATCGCATGCTATACCTCGGTAACTGGGTGTGGCGCTATCATGTAGAGGGATTCTTCGACCAGATTGCCGTGGTGTCAGGCGTCGTCCAAACCATCTTCTATTGTGATTTCTTCTATTTGTACTTCACCAGAG
- the kcnj4 gene encoding LOW QUALITY PROTEIN: ATP-sensitive inward rectifier potassium channel 12 (The sequence of the model RefSeq protein was modified relative to this genomic sequence to represent the inferred CDS: deleted 1 base in 1 codon), with protein MGTNRANRYSIVSPDEEGLKISTLGLHNGHGSSRLHSPGGEEGPSMASTVMRTGFNGKISTSGRGQLRSRFVKKNGQCNVVFANMDDKPRRYLADIFTTCVDIRWRYLLMIFCFTFLVSWLVFGLIFYSVSLVHGDFDKDRGSSGKPWKPCLLHVEGFVGAFLFSIETQTTIGYGWRCVTEECPVAIATVVVQSILGCIIDSFMIGTIMAKMARPKKRNQTLLFSHNAVIALRDGKLCLMWRVGNLRRSHIVEAHVRAQLIRPYVTAEGEFIPLEQTDLNVGYDEGTDRLFLVSPLVIMHEIDEDSPLWGMSRADLESDDFEIVVILEGMVEATAMTTQARSSYLSREILWGHRFEPVIFEDRDRYQVDYAHFHKTYEVPSTPACSAKELSELTGRRSSGSSRSVTPDRRSRAPTLLPPHSPSAFCYENEVALCCGEEEEERPRNELVVTPTDFQKMFQDSATMTSGNNMLCVLDMDNQIEFDILQTAIPLDPMTYKSESEI; from the exons ATGGGAACCAACAGAGCCAACAG GTACAGCATCGTGTCTCCTGATGAGGAAGGACTGAAGATCTCCACCCTCGGCCTCCACAACGGCCACGGCTCCAGTCGGCTTCACTCTCCTGGAGGAGAAGAGGGTCCAAGCATGGCATCGACAGTGATGAGGACCGGCTTCAACGGGAAGATCTCCACATCTGGCCGCGGCCAGCTGCGGAGCCGCTTCGTTAAGAAGAATGGCCAGTGCAACGTGGTCTTCGCCAACATGGACGACAAGCCGCGGCGGTACCTGGCGGACATCTTCACGACGTGTGTGGACATCCGCTGGCGGTACCTGCTGATGATCTTCTGCTTCACCTTCTTGGTCTCCTGGCTTGTGTTTGGCTTGATCTTCTATAGTGTGTCTTTAGTGCATGGAGACTTCGATAAAGATCGCGGAAGTAGTGGAAAGCCATGGAAACCGTGTTTGCTGCACGTTGAGGGTTTCGTCGGAGCGTTCCTGTTCTCAATAGAGACCCAAACCACCATTGGTTACGGCTGGCGCTGCGTGACCGAAGAGTGT CCTGTAGCGATTGCAACGGTGGTGGTGCAGTCAATCCTTGGATGCATCATTGACTCTTTCATGATTGGCACCATTATGGCCAAAATGGCACGTCCGAAGAAGCGGAACCAAACCTTGCTGTTTTCGCACAACGCAGTGATTGCATTGCGTGACGGGAAGCTGTGTTTAATGTGGCGCGTCGGGAACCTTCGGCGGAGCCACATTGTTGAAGCCCACGTCCGCGCGCAGCTCATCCGACCCTATGTGACGGCGGAGGGCGAGTTTATCCCGCTGGAACAGACTGATTTGAACGTGGGCTACGACGAAGGTACAGACCGCCTATTCCTGGTATCGCCACTAGTAATCATGCACGAAATCGATGAGGACTCGCCGCTGTGGGGAATGAGTCGTGCAGATCTTGAATCTGACGATTTTGAGATCGTAGTGATCCTAGAGGGAATGGTGGAGGCGACAGCCATGACCACGCAAGCGCGTAGCTCGTACCTTTCCCGCGAGATCCTATGGGGTCACCGCTTCGAGCCGGTCATCTTTGAGGACCGTGACCGCTACCAGGTCGATTACGCGCACTTCCACAAAACCTACGAGGTTCCCTCGACGCCAGCCTGCAGTGCTAAGGAGCTGAGCGAACTGACTGGGCGCCGTTCATCCGGGTCATCCCGCTCCGTGACGCCGGACAGGCGCAGCCGGGCGCCAACGCTCCTCCCGCCGCACTCGCCCAGCGCCTTCTGCTATGAGAACGAGGTGGCGCTGTGCTGcggagaggaagaggaagagcgGCCGCGAAACGAGCTGGTGGTCACCCCCACAGACTTCCAGAAAATGTTTCAGGATTCGGCCACAATGACGTCCGGAAACAACATGCTTTGCGTATTAGACATGGACAATCAGATTGAGTTTGACATTCTGCAGACTGCAATACCACTTGACCCCATGACTTACAAGAGCGAGTCCGAGATATGA